In Acidobacteriota bacterium, one genomic interval encodes:
- a CDS encoding S46 family peptidase, with protein MRLKKLFSLLLILAFSVSNIALAFADEGMWTFNNIPKADIKKRYGFEVTDEWLKKVQLGSVRFNSGGSGSFVSSDGLVLTNHHVASETLQKISTPEKDYVRIGFYAKTHAEEIKAPDLELNVLDSLEDVTTRVNAAVKANASPAEANAARRAAIAEIEKESTEKTGLRSDVVTLYQGGQYHLYRYKKYTDVRLVFAPEFDIAFFGGDPDNFEYPRYDLDMALFRVYENDKPIKSPSYFKWSTKGSSVSELVFVSGHPGSTQRLNTVAHLEYLRDNGLPYTLKLLESRVKALREYSKKGDEQSRRAQEDIFGIENSLKALRGQYAGLRDPKILAKKQAAETALRARVAADPKMKKEFADAWDAIAKGRKMFAAYFKEHSLLSNGAAFDSELFGIALALVRLTEESQKPNAERLPEYTDARRQSLELGLYSPAPIYEDFEKVKLANALAFMRDELGANHPTVQKVLAGKTPEARAAELIDGSKLKDVEYRKQLAAGGTKAIQESTDAMIALARMIDPQARELRKRYETEVQASERANYAKIAKARFEVEGTKVYPDATFTLRLSYGAVKGYTVNGKFIPPFTDFAGLFKHAAAHGNKEPYKIPESWTAKKAQLDMKTPFNFVTTHDIIGGNSGSPVINKNLELVGLIFDGNIESLVGNFIYDETQNRAVSVDVRAMLYALKNIYSAKELVDELTKGE; from the coding sequence ATGCGATTAAAAAAATTATTTAGCCTATTGCTGATTCTTGCTTTCAGCGTGTCAAACATCGCCCTGGCATTTGCCGATGAAGGCATGTGGACATTTAATAACATCCCGAAAGCTGACATTAAAAAACGCTACGGCTTTGAGGTGACCGATGAGTGGTTGAAAAAAGTGCAACTCGGTTCAGTGCGCTTCAATAGCGGCGGCAGCGGGTCTTTCGTTTCGTCCGACGGACTGGTTTTAACCAACCATCACGTCGCTTCCGAAACCCTGCAAAAAATCTCCACCCCGGAAAAAGATTATGTGCGCATCGGGTTTTATGCCAAAACTCATGCCGAAGAAATTAAAGCGCCTGACCTTGAACTCAATGTCCTCGACAGCCTCGAAGACGTCACCACGCGCGTCAATGCCGCAGTGAAAGCCAATGCGTCGCCTGCCGAAGCCAACGCTGCGCGCCGCGCCGCGATAGCTGAAATCGAAAAAGAGTCAACGGAAAAAACCGGACTCAGAAGCGATGTTGTCACGCTCTATCAGGGCGGGCAATATCACCTGTATCGCTATAAAAAATATACTGACGTGCGGTTGGTCTTTGCGCCCGAATTTGACATCGCCTTTTTCGGCGGCGACCCGGATAACTTTGAATATCCGCGTTACGACCTGGATATGGCATTATTCCGCGTTTATGAAAATGATAAGCCCATCAAAAGTCCGAGTTATTTCAAATGGTCAACCAAAGGTTCAAGCGTGAGTGAACTGGTTTTCGTCTCCGGGCATCCCGGTTCGACGCAACGCCTGAATACCGTCGCGCACCTCGAATATCTGCGCGATAACGGCTTGCCTTACACCTTGAAATTACTCGAATCGCGGGTCAAAGCCTTGCGCGAATACAGCAAGAAAGGCGATGAACAATCGCGTCGCGCTCAGGAAGATATTTTCGGAATTGAAAACAGTTTGAAAGCCTTGCGCGGGCAATACGCCGGGCTTCGCGACCCGAAAATCCTTGCGAAAAAACAGGCTGCCGAAACCGCTTTGCGCGCTAGAGTTGCAGCCGACCCGAAAATGAAAAAAGAATTCGCCGATGCCTGGGACGCGATTGCCAAAGGGCGCAAAATGTTTGCCGCGTATTTCAAAGAGCATTCCCTGCTATCAAACGGCGCAGCGTTTGATTCCGAACTTTTCGGCATTGCGCTGGCGCTGGTTCGCTTGACCGAAGAGAGTCAAAAGCCTAACGCCGAACGTCTACCGGAATACACCGATGCGCGCCGCCAGTCGCTTGAACTCGGACTCTATTCACCGGCGCCGATTTATGAAGATTTCGAGAAAGTCAAACTCGCAAATGCCCTGGCGTTTATGCGCGATGAACTGGGAGCTAATCATCCGACGGTGCAGAAAGTTCTGGCGGGTAAAACGCCCGAAGCCCGCGCCGCTGAACTCATTGACGGCAGCAAATTGAAAGACGTTGAGTACCGCAAACAGCTTGCCGCAGGTGGCACAAAAGCCATTCAGGAATCAACGGACGCGATGATTGCCCTTGCCCGAATGATTGACCCGCAAGCGCGTGAACTGCGCAAGAGATATGAGACCGAAGTGCAGGCGAGCGAACGCGCCAATTATGCCAAAATTGCCAAAGCGCGGTTTGAAGTCGAAGGCACGAAAGTCTACCCGGATGCGACCTTTACCCTGCGTTTATCTTATGGCGCGGTGAAAGGCTACACGGTAAATGGCAAATTCATTCCGCCCTTTACGGATTTTGCGGGACTGTTTAAACACGCGGCAGCGCACGGCAACAAAGAGCCTTACAAAATTCCCGAAAGCTGGACAGCGAAAAAAGCTCAGCTTGATATGAAGACGCCGTTCAATTTCGTCACCACGCACGACATCATCGGCGGCAATTCCGGGTCTCCGGTGATTAATAAAAATCTCGAACTCGTGGGTTTGATTTTCGACGGCAATATCGAATCCCTGGTCGGCAATTTCATTTACGACGAAACCCAGAATCGCGCCGTGTCGGTTGATGTCAGAGCCATGTTGTACGCTTTGAAAAATATCTACAGCGCGAAAGAATTGGTCGATGAACTGACGAAAGGTGAGTAA